The sequence GTGCCCGCGCTCGAGCAGCTCGGCCATGCCGAGGTCGCGGTCGACGTAGTCGGCGATCACCGCGTCGAGTTCCTCGTAGGACGGCAACGAGTCGCTGTCCACCTGCCCGGGAGCGAGCTCCGCCGACGGCGGCTTGTCGATGGAGTTCTGCGGGATCGGCTCGGTCTCGCCACGCCCCCGGGCGTAGGCGTTGCGCCAGCGGGCGAGCTCCCACACCAGGGTCTTCGGCACGTCCTTGATGGGGGCGAACCCGCCGGCCGCGTCGCCGTAGAGCGTCGAGTAGCCGACGGCCACCTCGCTCTTGTTGGACGTGGCGAGCAGCAGGTGCCCGTGCTGGTTGGACAGGCCCATGAGCAGCGTGCCGCGCACCCGGGCCTGCAGGTTCTCGGCGGCGACGCCGGAGAGCTCCACCGAGGCCTCGTAGGCGTCGACCATCGGTGCGATCGGGACGACGGAGTAGTGCATGCCCAGCCGCGACGCGGCGTCCTCGGCGTCGGCCAGCGAGTGCTCGCTGGACCACTTCGACGGCAGCCCGACGCCGTGCACCCGGTCGGCGCCGAGCGCGTCGACGGCGATCGCGGCGACCAGCGCGGAGTCGATGCCGCCGGACATGCCGAGCACCACCGAGGGCATGCCGTTCTTGTCGATGAAGTCCTTGAGCCCGAGCACCAGGGCCCGCCAGACCTCCTCGCAGTCGGAGAGCGGGTCGACGATCGTCGCCGGGCGCCGCTCGAACGCGGGCACCGGCTCGTGCGACAGCACGTGCCGGGTCACGGTCATCGGGCCGATCCGGCCCTCGCGCCGTTCGGGCACCGAGGACGGGTCCAGGTCGAGGTCGACCGTGGCGAGGTGCTCGACGAACTGGGGCGAGCGGGCGAGCAGCGTGCCGTCGGCGGCGACGGCCATCGAGTCGCCGTCGAAGACCAGCTCGTCCTGGCCGCCCACCTGGTTGCAGTAGACGATCGTCGCCCCGGCCTCGGCCGCGCGGCGGCGGACCAGGGGCAGCCGCAGGTCGTCCTTGGCCCGCTCGTAGGGGGAGGCGTTGGGGGAGACGACGAGGTCGACCCCCGCCTGGCCGGCGACCCCGCAGGGCCCGCCCTCGACCCAGAGGTCCTCGCACACGGTCAGCGCGACGTCGACCCCGTGCAGGCGGACGACCGGCAGCTCGGTGCCGGGCACGAAGTACCGGGCCTCGTCGAAGACCCCGTAGTTGGGCAGGTGCCGCTTGTAGTAGCGGACGACGACGCGCCCGCCGTGCAGCAGCGCGGCGGCGTTGCGCGGCGCGCCTCGGCGCGGGTTCGCGTCCGCCGGCCGGTGGTCGTCGGTCGGGGGCTCGTCGACCGGCGCGGGGCCGCTGCCCTCGGTGTGCGCCAGGTACCCGACGACGACGGCGACCTCCCCGAGACCCTCGTCGGCCAGCCGGACGGCGAGGTCGACCAGCGCCTGCTCGCTGGCGCGGGCGAAGGACTCCCGCAGCACGAGGTCCTCCGGCGGGTACCCGGTCAGCGTCATCTCGGGGAAGACCACCAGGTGCGCCCCGGCCCCCGCCGCGTCGGCCGACCGGCGTACCACCAGGTCGGCGTTGCCCTGCAGGTCACCGACCCGGGTGTCGACCTGGGCCATGGCCACCCGCAACTGCACCGGCTGCTGATCACTCACGCCGTCAGTCTGGTCGCATCCTCCGGCCGGCGGCCAGGTGGGGCCGCCGCCCGGCCCGGTCGGCGACGACACGGACGGCGCCGGGGCGGACAACCGTGTGCGAACCGCCCGGACGGGGCAGGCTTGTGCCGACGTCACACTCCCGAAACGAGCGGACTGGATCATGGCCGGCATGGACCGACAGCAGGAGTTCGTCCTGCGGACCCTGGAAGAGCGAGACATCCGCTTCGTGCGGCTGTGGTTCACCGATGTCTCCGGCTACCTGAAGGCCGTCGCGGTGGCCCCGGCCGAGATCGAGGCGGCGTTCGCGGAAGGCATCGGCTTCGACGGCTCGGCGATCGAGGGCTTCGCCCGCGTCTACGAGTCCGACATGCTGGCCAAGCCGGACCCCGGCACCTTCCAGGTCATGCCGGCGCGCGAGGGGCGGGCCAGCGTCACCGCCCGGATGTTCTGCGACATCACGCTGCCCGACGGCTCGCCGTCCTGGGCCGATCCGCGCCACGTGCTGCGCCGGACGCTGGCCAAGGCCGCCGACATGGGGTTCACCTTCTACACCCACCCCGAGATCGAGTTCTTCCTGCTCAAGGACCTGCCCACTGACGGCAGTGCCCCCGAGCCCGCCGACACCGGCGGCTACTTCGACCTCTCCACGCACAACGTGGCGCACGACTTCCGGCGGGAGGCGGTCTTCGCCCTGGAGGCGATGGGGATCTCCGTGGAGTTCAGCCACCACGAGGTGGCGCCCGGGCAGCAGGAGATCGACCTGCGCTACGCCGACGCCCTGTCGATGGCGGACAACATCATGACGCTGCGGCACGTCGTCCGTGAGGTCGCGCTGGCCCAGGGCGTGCACGCCACCTTCATGCCCAAGCCCTTCACCGAGCTGGCCGGCTCGGCGATGCACACGCACCTGTCGCTGTTCGAGGGCGACCGCAACGCCTTCCACGACCCGGCCGACCCGATGCGGCTGTCGACGACCGGCAAGCAGTTCATCGCCGGGCTGCTCACCCACGCCCGCGAGGTCACCGCCGTCACCAACCAGACGGTGAACTCCTACCGGCGGCTGCTGGCCGGCACCGAGGCGCCGACGGCAGCGACGTGGGGCCGGGCCAACCGCTCGGCGCTGGTGCGGCTGCCGAGCTACAAGCCGAGCAAGGCGCAGTCGGCGCGGGTCGAGGTCCGCTCGCCGGACTCCGCGTGCAACCCGTACCTCACCTTCGCCGTCCTGCTGGCCGCCGGCCTGCGCGGCATCGAGAAGGGGTACGAGCTCCCGCCGGAGGCCGAGGACGACGTCTGGTCGCTCACCGACACCGAGCGCCGCGCCGCCGGGTACGAGGACCTCCCGGTCAGCCTCGGCGAGGCGCTGACCGCGATGCAGGGCAGCGAGCTGGTCGCCGAGACCCTCGGCGAGCACGTCTTCCAGTTCTTCCTGCGCAACAAGTGGGAGGAGTTCAACTCCTACCGGCAGAACGTGACGCCGTTCGAGCTGCAGCGCTACCTGCCCGGCCTCTGATGCCGCGTTCTGGGGGTCTTGCTCGTCCTCTGGAGGTGCTGCAGTGCCCGCAGAGCGCGAACAGCACTCCCAGAGCAGGGCCGAGAGGGCTCGGGTCGCGGCCACTAACCTCGTCGTCGTGACTTCCAGCGGCCGCCTGCTCGTCGTCGTCCCGAGCGAGACCGACCCGCCCGCGCGGCTGGGGGAGTGGCTGCGCGCGGCCGGCCTGGAGCTCGACGAGCGGCACCTGGGGCTCGGCGATCAGCTGCCGGAGACCCTCGAGGGGGCCGACGGGTTGCTCGTGCTGGGCGGCCCGCAGTCGTCGATGGACGACGAGGCGACCAGCCCCGAGCTCGTCGGGGTGCGGCAGCTCCTCCGGCAGGCGGTCGACGCCGACCTGCCCACCCTCGCCATCTGCCTGGGCGCCCAGCTGCTCGCGCAGGTGGGGGGCGGCCGCACGCGCGTGGGGGTGGACGGGCCCGAGGTCGGCGCCACGCTCGTGGCCAAGCGCGACGTCGCCGACGCCGACCCCGTGTTCGGCCCGCTGCCGCTCTCGCCCGACGTCGTGCAGTGGCACCACGACGAGATCTCCGAGCTGCCGCGCGACGCCACCCTGCTGGCGGGCAACCCGCACTACCCGCACCAGGCATTCCGGGTCGGCAGCTGCGTCTACGGGCTGCAGTTCCACATCGAGACGACGCCGGAGATGGTCCGCGGCTGGGCCGGGAGCGACCCGGTCGGCGTGGCGGCCTCCCCGCTGGACCTCGAGACGCTGTGCCTGCGCGCGGAGGCCGCCCACGACGACGTCGCCGACGCCTGGCAGCCGTTCGCGGCGCGCTTCGCTGACCTGGTGCGCTCCCGCACCGACGCGCGCGCATGACCGTGCCCCGGGTGGAGATCCCGCGCCGGGCGATCGTGCGCCTGGTCCGGTTCGGCTTCGAGGACGGCGAACGCGCGGCGCGCCTGCTGTCGGACCCGGCGCTCGGCCTGTGGGACCTGGAGCGCAACGAACCGGCCGATCCGGAGGCCGGCCCGGTCGTCGCCGCGCTGGCCCGCGCCGGTGACCCCGACCTCGCCGTCCGCTCGCTGCACCGGCTGATCGAGGCGCTGGACGACGCCGACGACAGCGGCCAGGCCGCCGCCACCCTGCTGGCCCGGCTGCGCGGCTCGGGTCACCTGCGGGGGCGGCTGCTGGCGGTGCTGGGTGCGAGCTCCGGGCTGGCCGACCACCTGGCGGCCCACCCGCTGGACTGGGATGTGCTCGACGACGAGCAGAACGGGCCGCACCGGCCCACGCCGCACGCGCTCGAGCAGCAGATGCTCCAGGCCGTCGGCGCCGACCCCGACGACCCGCCGTGGGGCGTGCGCCTGGGCGCGGCCGCGCCGGACTCCGCGCCGGAGCGGGTGCGGGCACTGCGGCTGGCCTACCGGCGGGCGATCCTCTCCCTCGCCGGGCGGGACCTCGCCGACGGCGTCCCGGCCGAGGAGGCCGCCGCCGAGCTGGCCGACATCGCCGCCGCCGTCCTCACCGCGGGACTGGCGCTCGCCGTCGCCGAGCAGCCGGAGGACACGACCGCCTGCCGCCTGTCGGTGATCGCTCTCGGCAAGACCGGGGGGCGGGAGCTGAACTACGTCAGCGACGTCGACGTCGTCTTCGTGGCCGAGCCGGTCGAGCCGGGCGAGCCGGAGGCACCGGCGCTCGCCGCCGCGACCCGGGTGGCCGCCGCGCTCATGCGGATCTGCCGGGAGGCGGCCTGGGAGGTCGACGCCGCGCTGCGCCCGGAGGGCAAGGCCGGGGCCCTGGTGCGCACCGTCGCCGGGCACGCCGCCTACTACGACCAGTGGGCCGACACCTGGGAGTTCCAGGCGCTGCTCAAGATGCGCCCGGTGGCCGGCGACCCCGACCTCGGCCGCGCCTACGTGGAGGCGCTGTGGCCGTTGGTCTGGAAGGCCGGCGACCGCCCCGGGTTCGTCGGCGAGGTGCAGGCCATGCGCCGCCGGGTGGAGGCGAACATCCCCCCGGCCCAGGCCGAGCGGGAGCTCAAGCTGGGCCGCGGCGGGCTGCGCGACGTCGAGTTCGCCGTCCAGCTGCTGCAGATGGTGCACGGCCGGGTGGACCAGAACCTGCGGGTCGGCGGCACCCTGCCGGCGCTCCTGGCGCTGTCCTCGGGCGGCTACGTCGGCCGCGACGACGCCGCCACGCTGATCGCCTCCTATCGCTTCCTGCGCACCGTCGAGCACCGGCTCCAGCTGCTGCGGCTGCGCCGCACCCACCTGCTGCCCACCGACGAGCAGCAGTTGCGCTGGCTGGCCCGCTCGCTGGGCTACAAGCCCGACCACCGGGGTGACGCCGTCGAGGTGCTGCGGGCCGAGCTCGCGCTGCACACCCGCGAGG is a genomic window of Blastococcus sp. HT6-30 containing:
- a CDS encoding NAD+ synthase, with the translated sequence MSDQQPVQLRVAMAQVDTRVGDLQGNADLVVRRSADAAGAGAHLVVFPEMTLTGYPPEDLVLRESFARASEQALVDLAVRLADEGLGEVAVVVGYLAHTEGSGPAPVDEPPTDDHRPADANPRRGAPRNAAALLHGGRVVVRYYKRHLPNYGVFDEARYFVPGTELPVVRLHGVDVALTVCEDLWVEGGPCGVAGQAGVDLVVSPNASPYERAKDDLRLPLVRRRAAEAGATIVYCNQVGGQDELVFDGDSMAVAADGTLLARSPQFVEHLATVDLDLDPSSVPERREGRIGPMTVTRHVLSHEPVPAFERRPATIVDPLSDCEEVWRALVLGLKDFIDKNGMPSVVLGMSGGIDSALVAAIAVDALGADRVHGVGLPSKWSSEHSLADAEDAASRLGMHYSVVPIAPMVDAYEASVELSGVAAENLQARVRGTLLMGLSNQHGHLLLATSNKSEVAVGYSTLYGDAAGGFAPIKDVPKTLVWELARWRNAYARGRGETEPIPQNSIDKPPSAELAPGQVDSDSLPSYEELDAVIADYVDRDLGMAELLERGHDAEVVARVLRLVDGAEFKRRQSAPGTKISLKAFGRDRRLPITNRWRETLPTVREGAQA
- the glnA gene encoding type I glutamate--ammonia ligase → MDRQQEFVLRTLEERDIRFVRLWFTDVSGYLKAVAVAPAEIEAAFAEGIGFDGSAIEGFARVYESDMLAKPDPGTFQVMPAREGRASVTARMFCDITLPDGSPSWADPRHVLRRTLAKAADMGFTFYTHPEIEFFLLKDLPTDGSAPEPADTGGYFDLSTHNVAHDFRREAVFALEAMGISVEFSHHEVAPGQQEIDLRYADALSMADNIMTLRHVVREVALAQGVHATFMPKPFTELAGSAMHTHLSLFEGDRNAFHDPADPMRLSTTGKQFIAGLLTHAREVTAVTNQTVNSYRRLLAGTEAPTAATWGRANRSALVRLPSYKPSKAQSARVEVRSPDSACNPYLTFAVLLAAGLRGIEKGYELPPEAEDDVWSLTDTERRAAGYEDLPVSLGEALTAMQGSELVAETLGEHVFQFFLRNKWEEFNSYRQNVTPFELQRYLPGL
- a CDS encoding type 1 glutamine amidotransferase, translated to MTSSGRLLVVVPSETDPPARLGEWLRAAGLELDERHLGLGDQLPETLEGADGLLVLGGPQSSMDDEATSPELVGVRQLLRQAVDADLPTLAICLGAQLLAQVGGGRTRVGVDGPEVGATLVAKRDVADADPVFGPLPLSPDVVQWHHDEISELPRDATLLAGNPHYPHQAFRVGSCVYGLQFHIETTPEMVRGWAGSDPVGVAASPLDLETLCLRAEAAHDDVADAWQPFAARFADLVRSRTDARA